One part of the Flavobacteriales bacterium TMED191 genome encodes these proteins:
- a CDS encoding cupin domain-containing protein → MKKIILGLVVILYSCNCTVEEVNNYETKVLLKSVETDIMGETFNFPDSNAVITTAIRVLRSGESTGLHIHEAIPVVYMIDGEITISNDNGNNKIIKKGESFIGSTNNVHEAIATSDNDAVAYVVFIGSKDLQNTINK, encoded by the coding sequence ATGAAAAAAATTATTTTAGGACTGGTTGTTATATTGTACTCTTGTAATTGCACTGTTGAAGAGGTCAATAATTACGAAACAAAAGTTTTACTTAAATCTGTTGAAACGGATATAATGGGAGAAACATTTAATTTTCCTGACTCAAATGCGGTGATAACTACAGCAATTAGAGTTTTAAGAAGTGGAGAATCTACAGGATTACACATCCATGAAGCTATTCCAGTTGTCTATATGATTGATGGTGAAATCACGATATCTAATGACAATGGGAATAATAAGATTATTAAAAAAGGAGAATCTTTTATAGGCTCTACAAACAATGTGCATGAAGCCATAGCTACATCTGATAATGATGCAGTCGCATATGTAGTATTTATTGGATCAAAGGATTTGCAAAATACAATTAATAAATAG